Proteins from a genomic interval of Halomonas alkaliantarctica:
- a CDS encoding ABC transporter ATP-binding protein: MPNPLLRIEHLDVAFDNTPVVHSLSLTLNAGETLAIVGESGSGKSVSALGMVNLLPSNATVQGERWLGDTNLATLTETEWNTVRGNRVGFIFQEPMTSLNPLHRVGKQIGEALRLHQGLRGQAARERSKELLEQVQLPRPDELLDAWPHQLSGGQRQRVMIAMAIANNPSLLIADEPTTALDVTVQQEILALLRELRDHHGMGMLFISHDLNLVRRHADRICVMYQGRIQEIGPVEQVFQHPQSDYTKALLAAEPEGRPQSIEQAAPLLTARQLSVSFKRPKTGIFKRQPPAFVAVHPIDFQIAPGETLGIVGESGSGKTTLASAVMRLVTSQGDVTLGNDKLSALTGDALRRHRHRLQMVFQDPYGALSPRMPVFDIVSEGLRFHYPHLTTEEVAQRVNQTLREVGLPESCAARYPHEFSGGQRQRIAVARAIILEPELLVLDEPTSALDRTVQKQLVALLRDLQARRQLSYLFISHDLAVVRAMAHRIMVLKDGEVVEQGSCLEVLSAPQHTYTQALIAAAHLTH; encoded by the coding sequence ATGCCTAATCCCCTGCTGCGCATTGAACATCTTGATGTCGCTTTTGATAACACCCCCGTGGTGCACTCCCTCTCGTTAACTCTCAACGCGGGTGAAACCCTGGCCATTGTCGGTGAGTCCGGCTCGGGTAAATCGGTATCGGCGCTGGGCATGGTGAATCTGCTGCCCAGTAATGCCACCGTTCAAGGCGAACGCTGGCTGGGTGATACCAATCTGGCCACGTTAACGGAAACTGAGTGGAACACCGTGCGCGGTAATCGCGTCGGCTTTATCTTCCAGGAGCCGATGACCTCGCTCAATCCTCTGCATCGTGTGGGTAAGCAGATCGGTGAAGCATTGCGGCTGCATCAAGGGCTGCGCGGCCAAGCGGCCCGTGAGCGCAGCAAAGAACTGCTGGAACAAGTGCAACTACCGCGCCCGGATGAACTACTGGATGCCTGGCCCCACCAGCTCTCGGGTGGGCAGCGACAGCGGGTGATGATTGCCATGGCGATTGCCAACAACCCCTCACTGCTGATTGCCGATGAGCCCACCACCGCGCTGGATGTCACGGTACAGCAAGAGATTCTCGCCCTGCTGCGTGAACTACGCGATCACCATGGCATGGGCATGCTGTTTATCAGCCACGACTTGAACCTGGTTCGCCGTCATGCAGACCGCATTTGCGTTATGTATCAGGGGCGCATTCAGGAAATAGGCCCTGTGGAGCAGGTCTTTCAGCACCCGCAAAGCGATTACACTAAAGCGCTGCTCGCCGCTGAGCCGGAAGGTAGGCCCCAATCTATTGAGCAAGCAGCGCCACTATTAACGGCTCGACAGTTAAGCGTGAGCTTTAAACGCCCTAAAACCGGCATATTTAAGCGCCAACCGCCCGCTTTTGTGGCGGTACATCCAATCGATTTCCAAATCGCGCCAGGGGAAACCCTGGGCATTGTGGGTGAGTCAGGTTCGGGAAAAACCACGCTGGCATCGGCGGTTATGCGGCTGGTCACTAGCCAAGGCGACGTTACCCTTGGCAACGATAAACTAAGCGCCCTGACCGGCGATGCGTTACGCCGCCACCGTCACCGCTTACAGATGGTGTTTCAAGACCCCTATGGCGCGCTTTCACCGCGTATGCCGGTGTTTGATATCGTCAGCGAAGGGCTGCGCTTTCACTACCCTCATCTCACCACTGAAGAAGTCGCCCAGCGGGTCAATCAAACGCTGCGCGAGGTTGGCTTGCCCGAGAGCTGTGCCGCACGTTACCCCCACGAGTTTTCCGGCGGCCAGCGCCAGCGAATCGCCGTAGCAAGGGCGATAATCCTAGAACCAGAATTGCTGGTGCTGGATGAGCCAACCTCGGCGTTAGACCGTACCGTGCAGAAGCAACTAGTCGCCCTGTTGCGCGATCTGCAGGCGCGCCGTCAGCTAAGCTATTTGTTTATTAGCCACGATCTTGCCGTCGTGCGCGCCATGGCACACCGTATTATGGTGCTCAAGGATGGCGAAGTGGTCGAACAAGGCTCTTGCCTAGAGGTGCTTTCAGCGCCACAACACACTTATACTCAAGCGCTGATTGCCGCTGCGCATTTGACGCACTAG
- a CDS encoding pseudouridine synthase: MRLDRFLSETSPLTRSLAKRALKNGEVTLNGEPIKQSATQIDTDNDVVVLNGERLALVGLRYIMLHKPVDVECNARRGLYQRAIDLIDLPKADRLQPVGRLDVDTTGLLLLTDDGQWSHRVTSPRHRCAKVYIAELAEPMEGATAEWAIGQVADGLMLDGEETPTQPATLRLLSPTQAELTITEGRYHQVKRMFAALGNHVNSLHRSSIGDLALDASLAPGEWRELTTDEIALF, from the coding sequence ATGCGCCTTGATCGCTTTTTGAGTGAAACCTCACCGTTAACCCGCAGCCTCGCCAAGCGGGCACTCAAAAATGGCGAAGTGACCTTAAATGGTGAGCCGATCAAACAGTCGGCGACTCAAATCGATACCGATAACGATGTGGTGGTACTCAACGGCGAGCGGTTGGCGCTGGTGGGGTTGCGCTACATTATGTTGCACAAGCCCGTCGACGTTGAATGTAACGCCCGGCGTGGTCTCTATCAAAGAGCAATCGATCTAATTGATCTACCCAAAGCGGATCGGTTACAGCCGGTAGGGCGGTTAGATGTGGATACCACGGGCTTGCTGTTGCTAACCGATGATGGCCAGTGGTCACACCGCGTTACTTCTCCGCGCCATCGCTGCGCCAAGGTGTATATCGCCGAGCTAGCCGAGCCTATGGAAGGCGCAACGGCTGAGTGGGCGATTGGCCAAGTCGCCGATGGCCTGATGCTGGATGGGGAAGAGACGCCGACGCAGCCCGCAACACTGCGACTGCTTTCGCCCACCCAGGCTGAGCTCACTATTACCGAAGGGCGTTATCACCAGGTGAAGCGTATGTTTGCTGCCTTGGGTAATCACGTGAACTCACTGCACCGGAGCTCTATCGGTGACTTAGCTTTGGATGCCAGCCTGGCTCCAGGCGAATGGCGAGAATTAACCACCGACGAAATCGCGCTTTTCTGA
- a CDS encoding amidohydrolase, which yields MSQLRNTLVQCDLRWEDPQANHAHLEELLGELDSSDTDLIVLPEMFATGFTMNSREMAQPMAESQSVAWLKAQAKSRNCVMTGSVAIEEEGEFYNRLIWATPEGELTHYDKRHLFRMAGEHERYGMGSERKVVELNGFKLLLSVCYDLRFPVWMRQQPAEGEHFEYDALLCIANWPAPRRHPWRTLLQARAVENLSYVIGVNRVGEDAKGLAYSGDSLLVDFKGEALIDKPAHTPFIETGTLDKTALDAFREKFPAWQDADHFKLLPGVG from the coding sequence GTGAGTCAACTTAGGAACACGCTGGTGCAGTGCGATCTGCGCTGGGAAGACCCCCAGGCCAACCACGCCCACCTTGAGGAGTTGCTGGGCGAGTTGGATAGCAGCGATACGGATCTGATTGTATTGCCGGAAATGTTTGCCACGGGCTTTACCATGAACTCCCGCGAAATGGCCCAGCCGATGGCCGAGAGCCAAAGCGTTGCCTGGCTAAAGGCCCAGGCGAAGTCGCGTAACTGCGTGATGACCGGCAGCGTGGCGATTGAAGAGGAAGGCGAGTTTTATAATCGCTTGATCTGGGCGACGCCAGAGGGGGAATTAACCCACTACGACAAGCGCCACCTATTTCGTATGGCCGGTGAGCATGAGCGCTACGGCATGGGTAGTGAGCGCAAAGTGGTAGAGCTTAATGGCTTTAAGCTGCTGCTGAGCGTTTGCTACGATCTGCGTTTTCCTGTGTGGATGCGCCAGCAGCCAGCAGAAGGGGAGCATTTCGAGTATGATGCGCTACTGTGTATCGCCAACTGGCCAGCACCGCGGCGTCATCCTTGGCGCACGCTGCTACAGGCCCGCGCGGTAGAAAACCTAAGCTATGTAATTGGCGTTAATCGCGTTGGAGAAGATGCCAAAGGGCTTGCCTACAGCGGCGACTCCCTGTTGGTCGACTTCAAAGGCGAAGCGTTAATTGATAAACCTGCCCATACCCCGTTTATAGAGACGGGCACGCTGGATAAAACTGCCCTTGATGCTTTTCGTGAAAAATTTCCTGCCTGGCAAGATGCCGACCACTTTAAGCTGCTGCCAGGAGTGGGTTAA
- the rarD gene encoding EamA family transporter RarD produces MLPTPTRDPAAVKGVMFGLTAYTMWGCFPLFFALFEGVPAFEILIHRIIWACLFLVGLITLLRRWPPVVTALGEPKRLGRVLACALLIGFNWGIYIYAVESKQVLQASLGYFLTPLVNVALGMLVLREVMAKLQLVALGLASVAIATQFVMLGELPWISLMLALSFGSYGLFRKQVPLDGLSGLFVETLLLFPLALIALAWLSWNGASHFIQNTSTTSLLIASGALTALPLMAFAGAARRLRLATLGFLMYINPSIQFLIALTVFGEPLGIIQLATFVLIWIGLALYSWSAWQSRPRYAAAS; encoded by the coding sequence ATGCTTCCTACTCCAACACGCGATCCGGCTGCCGTCAAAGGCGTTATGTTTGGGCTAACCGCCTACACCATGTGGGGCTGTTTTCCGCTATTTTTTGCCCTGTTTGAGGGCGTTCCCGCCTTTGAAATTTTGATTCACCGGATCATTTGGGCGTGTTTGTTTTTGGTCGGCTTGATTACCCTATTACGCCGCTGGCCACCCGTTGTCACAGCGCTGGGCGAACCCAAGCGGTTAGGCCGTGTGTTGGCCTGCGCGCTATTGATTGGGTTTAATTGGGGCATCTATATCTATGCGGTGGAGTCTAAGCAGGTATTGCAGGCGAGCCTGGGCTACTTCTTAACGCCATTAGTGAACGTCGCACTAGGCATGCTGGTACTGCGGGAAGTGATGGCCAAGCTGCAGCTGGTCGCCTTGGGGTTGGCCAGCGTGGCCATTGCCACGCAGTTTGTCATGCTGGGTGAACTGCCCTGGATTAGTTTAATGCTGGCGTTAAGCTTCGGCAGTTACGGCCTGTTTCGTAAACAGGTGCCGCTGGATGGTCTATCAGGGCTGTTTGTGGAAACCCTGCTGCTATTCCCTCTCGCCCTGATCGCCTTGGCTTGGTTAAGCTGGAACGGCGCGTCACACTTTATACAGAATACCTCAACCACGAGCCTATTGATCGCCAGCGGTGCATTGACGGCGCTGCCGCTAATGGCCTTTGCTGGCGCGGCTCGTCGGCTGCGTTTGGCGACCCTGGGCTTTTTGATGTACATCAACCCAAGCATTCAATTTCTGATTGCCTTAACTGTCTTTGGCGAGCCCCTGGGCATTATCCAGTTGGCAACCTTTGTGCTTATTTGGATCGGGCTAGCGCTCTACTCCTGGTCGGCGTGGCAATCACGCCCGCGCTACGCGGCGGCTAGTTAG
- a CDS encoding methyl-accepting chemotaxis protein translates to MRLLQLLVPVLFLALSIGLAAQGGLWGYLALLFAALGGGAVLLSALEGVYRADQRRLEQRQRGFKPLRDYSSLRAMAYRLMNRASSTAIASAEVSHYADLMDQRLSKQEAMAREASSSMTSINAAIMQVSASASQVAALAESAREASHHNHAELDDIIQDMSDVADRSNQALEMLTALNDKIERVRNVTSMIEDIAEQTHLLSLNASIEAARAGEHGRGFAVVAGEVRNLALKTSTATQSVDELVKDMHQSGQSVVATMGHLMTRISERSKGLQVVGNSLGTMTQEFDQVQSEITRVADAMENTRQHSQTVADGLSQLEDDVDEGNRNMHDLAEQARALMEAAEGVDGELAQQHLEGRHQQVFHAARSTADMLGKLLEKAIASGELSDAQLFQPNYQQIPGTQPPQYKTGFDGFTDRYLPDLQEPLLTQLGLSYAIACDRKGYVPTHNKAVSLAPTGDYAHDLKFCRNKRIFDDPTGSRCGAHEKPLLLQTYKRDTGEIMHDLSVPVYVQGKHWGGFRVGYQPERDSASTPMLETAENADASPPLALTSRRVARA, encoded by the coding sequence ATGCGCTTACTGCAATTGTTAGTTCCGGTGCTGTTCTTGGCGCTGTCGATAGGGCTTGCCGCACAAGGCGGCCTGTGGGGTTATCTAGCGCTCCTGTTCGCCGCACTGGGTGGTGGCGCTGTGCTGCTCAGTGCGCTGGAAGGCGTGTACCGGGCCGACCAACGTCGCCTTGAGCAGCGTCAGCGTGGCTTTAAACCGTTACGTGATTACAGTTCGCTGCGTGCCATGGCCTACCGGTTAATGAACCGCGCCAGCAGCACCGCGATAGCCTCGGCAGAAGTGTCGCACTATGCCGATCTGATGGATCAGCGCCTTTCCAAACAAGAGGCCATGGCCCGTGAGGCTTCATCCAGCATGACGTCCATTAATGCCGCCATTATGCAGGTCAGCGCCAGTGCCAGCCAAGTGGCAGCGCTGGCAGAGAGCGCCCGAGAAGCCAGCCATCACAACCATGCTGAACTGGACGATATTATTCAGGACATGAGCGATGTTGCCGACCGCTCCAATCAAGCGCTGGAAATGCTCACCGCGCTGAACGATAAAATTGAGCGTGTACGCAACGTTACCTCCATGATTGAGGATATCGCCGAACAGACCCACCTGCTGTCGCTCAATGCGTCAATTGAAGCGGCCAGAGCGGGCGAACACGGGCGAGGATTTGCTGTGGTCGCTGGCGAAGTGCGCAACCTGGCACTCAAGACTTCAACTGCCACGCAAAGCGTCGATGAACTGGTCAAGGATATGCATCAGAGCGGTCAATCGGTGGTCGCCACTATGGGCCATTTAATGACCCGGATCAGCGAGCGCTCTAAAGGCTTGCAAGTTGTCGGCAACAGTCTGGGGACGATGACCCAAGAATTTGATCAGGTGCAGAGCGAAATTACCCGCGTTGCCGATGCGATGGAGAACACTCGTCAGCACAGTCAAACCGTGGCCGACGGCTTGAGTCAGTTGGAGGACGATGTAGATGAAGGCAACCGCAATATGCATGATTTGGCCGAGCAGGCCCGAGCATTGATGGAGGCTGCTGAAGGCGTCGACGGTGAACTGGCTCAACAGCATTTAGAAGGGCGCCACCAACAGGTGTTCCACGCGGCACGATCCACCGCCGATATGCTGGGTAAGCTGTTGGAGAAAGCGATTGCCAGCGGAGAGCTTTCAGACGCCCAGCTGTTCCAGCCCAACTATCAGCAGATCCCGGGTACGCAGCCGCCGCAGTATAAAACCGGTTTTGATGGTTTTACCGATAGGTATTTGCCTGATTTGCAGGAGCCTTTGCTTACTCAGCTCGGCTTAAGCTATGCCATTGCCTGTGACCGTAAAGGCTATGTGCCGACCCATAACAAGGCGGTTAGCCTCGCGCCAACCGGTGATTACGCGCACGATTTAAAATTCTGCCGCAACAAGCGTATTTTCGATGACCCGACCGGCAGCCGCTGTGGCGCTCATGAAAAGCCGCTGCTGTTGCAAACCTACAAGCGCGATACCGGGGAAATCATGCACGACCTCTCGGTACCGGTATATGTGCAGGGTAAGCACTGGGGCGGCTTCCGGGTCGGCTACCAGCCAGAGCGGGACAGTGCATCGACGCCTATGCTTGAAACAGCCGAGAATGCTGATGCATCACCGCCACTGGCACTAACTAGCCGCCGCGTAGCGCGGGCGTGA
- a CDS encoding SulP family inorganic anion transporter, translating into MLKRYLPILTWLPHYHKRLLGADLLAGLIVTVMVIPQSLAYALLAGLPAEVGLYASILPQLVYTLFGTSKTLAVGPVAIIALMTGAALSSVAVTGTETYLQAALILSLLSGGMLVVMGLLKMGFFSNFLSHPVISGFLTASGILIAASQLGSLLGVESSGFTLVERLITLVPNLATFNLPTLLIGSGTLLFLIAMRRHGKATLHTLGLPRALADLIAKAGPVFAVVITTLVTWHWQLADKGVDVVGIIPGGLPALSFPWGDYSLWRALLIPALLISLVGFVESVSMGQMLAAKRRQRISPNQELVGLGASNLAAGLSSGMPVTGGLSRTVINYDAGAQTPAAGAFAALGIALVTLSFTGWLYYLPIATLAATITVSILTLVDIPMLRQTWRYSRSDFAAMAVTILLTLVEGVEAGIISGVTLSIALFLYRTSRPHSALVGRVPGTEHFRNTTRHDVETVNTVALLRIDESLYFANARYLEDTVYDLVASHPELEHVVLICSAINLIDASALESLDAINARLKDSDVKLHLSEVKGPVMDRLKKSDFLEALTGRVFLSTYAAWREFS; encoded by the coding sequence ATGCTAAAGCGCTACTTGCCGATCCTGACGTGGCTCCCCCACTACCATAAACGCCTGCTGGGGGCCGACCTTTTGGCGGGCTTGATCGTCACGGTGATGGTCATCCCCCAGTCGCTGGCCTATGCGCTGCTCGCCGGGCTACCCGCGGAGGTAGGCTTGTACGCCAGCATCCTGCCACAACTGGTCTATACCCTATTTGGCACCAGCAAAACCCTCGCGGTCGGGCCAGTTGCGATTATCGCGCTGATGACCGGTGCAGCACTCTCCTCAGTGGCAGTCACAGGTACGGAGACTTATTTACAGGCAGCGCTCATCCTGTCACTGCTTTCCGGTGGAATGTTGGTCGTGATGGGGCTGCTGAAAATGGGCTTTTTCAGCAATTTCCTAAGCCACCCGGTTATCTCCGGCTTTTTAACGGCGTCGGGTATTTTAATTGCGGCCAGCCAGTTGGGTAGCTTACTCGGGGTTGAGAGTAGTGGCTTTACCCTGGTGGAACGCCTTATTACCCTGGTGCCCAACTTAGCCACCTTTAACTTACCCACCTTACTGATTGGCAGTGGAACCCTACTGTTTTTGATTGCTATGCGCCGCCACGGTAAAGCCACGCTGCACACGCTGGGCCTGCCACGCGCTCTGGCGGACTTGATTGCCAAAGCGGGGCCGGTCTTTGCGGTAGTGATTACCACCCTGGTGACCTGGCACTGGCAGTTGGCCGATAAAGGCGTCGACGTGGTGGGAATCATTCCCGGAGGGTTACCCGCGTTGAGCTTTCCCTGGGGAGACTACTCGCTGTGGAGAGCACTACTAATACCAGCGCTGCTGATTAGCCTGGTCGGCTTTGTGGAGTCGGTTTCCATGGGTCAGATGTTGGCCGCTAAACGGCGCCAGCGCATCTCGCCCAATCAGGAGTTAGTAGGCCTGGGCGCCAGCAATTTAGCCGCCGGACTTTCCAGCGGCATGCCGGTAACCGGAGGCTTGTCTCGCACCGTTATTAACTACGATGCAGGCGCACAAACGCCTGCGGCGGGTGCCTTTGCAGCGCTAGGTATTGCGCTGGTCACCCTGTCTTTTACCGGTTGGCTCTACTATCTGCCCATCGCGACACTGGCCGCGACAATTACTGTTTCGATCTTAACGCTGGTAGACATCCCCATGCTGCGCCAAACCTGGCGCTACTCACGCAGCGACTTTGCCGCCATGGCGGTGACGATTCTGCTAACATTAGTCGAAGGCGTTGAGGCGGGCATCATCAGCGGCGTGACGCTCTCTATAGCGCTGTTTTTGTACCGCACTAGCCGCCCGCATAGCGCCTTGGTAGGCCGTGTGCCCGGTACCGAACACTTTAGAAACACCACCCGCCACGATGTCGAAACGGTCAATACCGTTGCCCTGCTGCGCATTGATGAGAGTCTCTATTTTGCCAATGCCCGCTACTTGGAAGACACCGTTTATGACCTGGTGGCGAGTCATCCAGAGCTTGAGCACGTTGTGCTGATCTGTTCGGCGATCAATCTGATCGATGCCTCGGCGCTGGAGAGTTTGGATGCGATCAATGCACGCTTAAAAGACTCCGATGTAAAACTGCATCTATCCGAGGTCAAAGGTCCGGTGATGGACCGACTCAAGAAGAGTGACTTCCTTGAGGCGCTTACCGGACGAGTGTTTTTAAGCACCTATGCCGCTTGGCGGGAATTCTCTTAA
- a CDS encoding MlaE family ABC transporter permease, which produces MPSEWIARHDQTVALKGEWTLANYRHIKTALIHTELINTEPDKPTDATVSLDAITRLDTAGAILVVELIGVEKAQAVADWAAELPREQQALLIRIAEAMETPLDVDPPSYSRISQALASLGQQMVGLWSQQRQLLAFIGLVMATLFHLVLRPRHWRLTATVAHIQQSGLNAVPIVALLTFMVGAVVAFLGATVLQDFGATIYTIDLVAFSFLREFGVLLAAILLAGRTASAFTAQIGAMKSNEEIDALKVQGLDPIELLVLPRVMAMLISLPMLAFVGMLSGLTGGAMVTSLSLDISLTQFMTTLQKDVSVTHFLVGLSKAPVFAFVIAVIGCLEGFKVSGSAQSVGEHTTSSVVQSIFMVILMDAVAALFFMEMGW; this is translated from the coding sequence ATGCCAAGCGAGTGGATAGCGCGTCATGATCAAACAGTTGCGCTCAAAGGCGAGTGGACGCTTGCCAACTACCGGCATATCAAAACGGCGCTTATTCACACAGAGCTTATTAACACAGAGCCTGACAAGCCAACGGATGCGACGGTTTCGTTAGACGCGATCACGCGCCTTGATACCGCCGGTGCCATACTTGTTGTAGAGCTGATTGGCGTTGAGAAAGCGCAGGCAGTAGCCGACTGGGCAGCAGAGCTGCCGAGAGAACAGCAGGCGCTGCTTATTCGTATTGCCGAAGCCATGGAAACGCCGCTTGACGTTGATCCCCCTTCCTATTCACGTATTAGCCAAGCGCTTGCCAGCTTGGGTCAACAGATGGTGGGGCTGTGGTCTCAGCAGCGCCAGCTGTTGGCCTTTATTGGTCTTGTCATGGCCACCCTCTTCCATTTGGTATTGCGGCCTCGCCACTGGCGCTTAACGGCCACTGTGGCCCATATCCAGCAGAGCGGTCTTAATGCCGTACCCATCGTCGCGCTACTCACCTTTATGGTGGGTGCCGTCGTGGCTTTCCTTGGCGCTACCGTTTTGCAGGATTTTGGCGCCACCATTTATACCATCGATCTTGTTGCGTTCTCATTCTTGCGAGAGTTCGGCGTTCTGCTTGCTGCGATCCTACTCGCGGGACGAACCGCCAGCGCCTTTACTGCTCAGATCGGCGCCATGAAATCCAACGAAGAGATAGATGCCTTGAAGGTCCAAGGGCTAGATCCTATCGAGCTTTTGGTGCTACCACGGGTAATGGCAATGTTGATTAGCCTGCCTATGCTCGCCTTTGTGGGTATGCTCAGCGGGCTAACGGGAGGCGCTATGGTCACCTCCCTATCGCTGGATATTTCACTTACCCAGTTTATGACCACGCTGCAAAAAGACGTGTCGGTGACGCATTTTTTGGTAGGTCTTAGCAAAGCACCGGTGTTTGCCTTTGTGATCGCCGTTATCGGCTGCCTTGAAGGCTTTAAGGTCAGCGGCAGCGCACAGTCGGTGGGCGAACATACGACGTCAAGCGTCGTTCAGTCGATTTTCATGGTGATTCTGATGGATGCCGTCGCCGCACTATTCTTTATGGAGATGGGCTGGTGA
- a CDS encoding ABC transporter ATP-binding protein gives MDSDNPTEQNNQPVIKVRGLVNRFGDNVVHENLDLTLERGEILGVVGGSGTGKSVLLRSIVGLKRPNVGTVEVLGTTLNELNDAQRSQIERRFGVLFQSGALFSSLNLQENIALPLIEHARLPREDAEHLARVKLSLVGLPSQAALQFPESLSGGMVKRAALARALALDPEILFLDEPTAGLDPIGAAAFDHLLVTLRDALGFSVFLVTHDLDTLYAACDRVAVLSQKRVLVVDTIDKVADTDDEWVQDYFHGPRGRAAQRAHTASSTNAYTQE, from the coding sequence ATCGATTCAGATAATCCGACAGAGCAAAACAACCAACCGGTCATTAAGGTTCGAGGCTTGGTCAATCGCTTTGGCGATAATGTGGTGCACGAAAACTTAGATCTAACCCTTGAACGCGGGGAAATCCTCGGTGTTGTAGGCGGTTCTGGGACCGGTAAATCTGTGCTGTTACGCAGCATCGTCGGTTTGAAGCGCCCCAATGTAGGTACGGTTGAAGTCCTTGGCACGACCCTTAACGAGCTTAACGATGCACAGCGCAGCCAAATAGAGCGGCGCTTTGGCGTGCTGTTTCAGAGCGGTGCGCTGTTTAGCTCACTGAACCTGCAAGAGAATATTGCCCTACCGCTGATTGAGCACGCCAGGCTACCCCGTGAAGACGCCGAGCATCTTGCCAGGGTCAAGCTATCGTTGGTCGGGCTTCCCTCACAGGCCGCGCTGCAGTTTCCAGAGTCGCTATCTGGCGGCATGGTCAAACGCGCCGCCCTCGCCCGCGCCTTAGCGCTTGACCCTGAGATTCTATTCCTTGATGAACCGACGGCGGGACTCGACCCTATCGGCGCTGCGGCCTTCGATCATTTGCTGGTCACCCTTCGCGATGCGCTAGGATTCAGCGTATTTCTGGTAACCCATGATTTGGATACGCTCTACGCCGCCTGCGACCGGGTAGCGGTACTCTCGCAGAAACGCGTATTAGTCGTAGATACCATTGATAAAGTGGCGGACACCGACGACGAGTGGGTTCAAGACTACTTTCACGGGCCGCGTGGTCGAGCCGCTCAGCGTGCTCATACCGCCTCTTCAACGAATGCTTATACTCAGGAGTGA
- a CDS encoding MlaD family protein: protein METRAHHVLIGLFTLGTAIAALLFALWMSYAAGERSYQPYRILFERSVSGLSVGSRVQYNGIEVGEVTELNLNPDDPRQVIAHIRVYDDAPIKTDTRAKLAFASITGSMSVQLHGGTPEAPLLIDQSDSEAPFIRADPSPIATLFDEGEDMIENINSILKNVNELFDDNNREETGNILTNIAQITEMIANQQDALDQNMSLFGEATRQATTTLNSIDALSQEATQLLRQDGRLVMQSAADASDDVARAAQRIEQLVETNAGAIEGSLQGAQDIAPALSSLRSTLATLDRITRQLEESPTDFFLGRDQVEEFRP from the coding sequence ATGGAAACCCGCGCGCATCACGTTTTGATAGGTTTGTTCACACTGGGAACCGCCATCGCGGCGCTACTGTTTGCACTATGGATGAGCTATGCAGCTGGTGAACGTAGCTACCAGCCTTACCGTATTCTTTTTGAGCGCAGCGTCAGCGGCTTATCGGTCGGCAGTAGAGTACAATATAACGGTATTGAGGTGGGGGAAGTTACCGAACTGAACCTCAATCCTGATGACCCACGGCAGGTGATTGCCCATATCCGCGTCTACGATGACGCGCCGATTAAAACAGACACACGGGCAAAACTCGCTTTTGCCAGTATTACCGGCAGCATGTCCGTGCAACTCCACGGCGGCACCCCAGAAGCCCCGCTGCTGATTGACCAATCGGATAGCGAAGCACCGTTTATACGCGCAGACCCTTCACCCATCGCCACGCTGTTCGATGAAGGCGAAGACATGATCGAGAACATCAACTCAATCCTGAAAAACGTTAACGAGCTGTTTGACGACAATAACCGTGAGGAGACGGGCAATATTTTAACCAACATTGCTCAGATCACCGAAATGATTGCCAATCAACAGGACGCTCTGGACCAAAACATGTCACTTTTCGGCGAGGCGACTCGCCAAGCGACGACCACGCTTAACAGCATCGACGCACTTAGCCAGGAAGCAACGCAGTTGCTGCGTCAGGATGGTCGGCTGGTAATGCAGAGCGCCGCCGATGCTAGCGATGATGTGGCTCGCGCTGCTCAGCGTATTGAGCAACTAGTAGAGACTAACGCTGGCGCCATCGAAGGCAGCCTGCAGGGTGCGCAGGATATTGCCCCAGCGCTCTCTTCGCTGCGCTCCACGCTCGCTACGCTGGATCGTATTACTCGTCAGCTAGAGGAGAGCCCAACGGACTTTTTCCTGGGCCGTGATCAGGTAGAGGAGTTCCGTCCATGA